TAAATATTATAAAGATTCCGATATGACAGTTTTGTATGTAcgaaaatatttgtatgtatatggTTTCtgtgtttacaaaaaataaattacaaaaagaaaCTGGTTTCCATGTGTTACTTTTTATATCTATGCCTACGGTTTAagatttatttcatgcatatgtGTGAAAAGGTGGCAAATATTAGTGAATGATAACTAGGTCATTTCACTATACCTAAAGTAAAATGATTACATTTGACTATTTTACTCTGGCTTGAGAtggaggatatttgttgatttcatggtaagatcgtattttatttcacgagtgtcataggaAAACATATTTTCGGTTGTGGTGAAGCCGAGATAATTCACTGGaatcaaattttctgtttctttcatgcttagttttggagtttttttatcagcattttaattattgtttttaaatatacctTTTTGAGAAAACTGTCTTTTACGCCGCTACCCATGGGACGCTCCTCACACAAAGATATAGCTGATAGCAAAGCTGCCAAATTTCTATAGCTTATTATTAACTCGTTTTTttagtgaaaacattttatgaacattaatcTATGAACTTTTATTGATACATCAATGTTCACATAAATAACAGTTAATACacgaaaacacttttaacttaaatagGACATGAATACAAGATCAAATTACTACGCTGCCATTTAtctaaaaaacatttgaaaggtcgaacgtGTAAGCAAAACCATTGCGGTTAGTCATtggataaaacatgttttcttagttttagaatGTGTGTCATGATACATGGGTATTAAGTTATCCCCGCACTGCCAGAGACCAGTCTGGTTCGCTTAAAGATAGATcgttttccaggtaaagagAGAAAACCACGTTTGTTGACCAATTTTGAAGCGTGTGTTGTGTAcaaaaatcatcatttaatgtattaattgttgttttaatttttccgGACAGTTCGTAATACATATAACCACGacaaacagttaaaaaagatatttaaacaatgatatatcatCGAAACTATGTTCGAGTATTTGTTTGTGTCTGTTATTTGTTTAGAATTGCGTGTGTCTCACTATCCCACCCCTGACACATTCAAGATGGCTGTGGCAACCATTAAGCATTGGATAAGCGAgcaatgtttttatctttttaccAGTTCACCAATCATTTGTTATCATgtacttaaattgtgttttcatttatacCCCAGTTCTCACTTTTCTGATGTGATTTGCttcatcagtgttttatttttttcactaacaaACCGGCGCGCACTgttcatgtcagtaacactcggaagaggagttgacattaaacagagatagatATATGTTAACGACATTTTGAACAGTCTAGTATTAAACttacttttatattgaaagttatttccctttttcaTACATGGATTCTGCTTTGCTCTGGGAATCTGCTatgttttgacatgcatccGTAATAGTGACAATACATATAGACTTATGAACACTGTACATTCTCaggaaacatattttattcgtatttattttggtaatcCAATCAGTTTGCATTCTGATTTTGATGAATAATTCAGCATTGTTCTGACTAAGTAGATGTTCCTCATTTAACAGTTGAACTATTCGTTATGGGGAACATAATCTGCTTTGTTTTTATACTTCTTATCACTAACTTTAAGGTGTTGGTGAATtactaaataaatagtaaaagtttTTAGAAAAGATCTCATTTGTATATGAAAATTACCGTGAAATcgcaaatccaaaatcaatctcTAGATGCTAATTTAATGACAATGTACAGaggttgttttataaaacaaaaatatataaaaaaagttacaGTCGTAACTCAATGACCACTCGTGACAAACGATATTATACTGAAATCAACTAATATCAACAACAAAGCACCACACCAACAAAACAAAggtatttatttcagtttacataaaacactgtaaataatgaatattttacctctaTGTCTTCTTTTATTTCCTCTGAGTCGTTAATTAGAACAAAGTCAGAAGACAAGATAAGAAAAGTAATTTCGACACGCAGAACATTTACGTTATTAACAAAAAGTTTAGCTTTATTCAATGTTATTTATCTGCGGCTTGTTTTAATGACAATTCGTAATTTATGAGTAAAGAGGGCGTACGCGCGTTGGACTAGGGATTCGTACGTGTAAAATATTTGCTAAAGCTTAAATTATTCATCACTCTTCGTTTGAAGGTTAACTCACCCTTCACCAGTTGAAAGAGAAATCACTATTTTTCTGCCGAAACATCAACAATTAGGAAAAAGATATATTCGAAAAAGCGGTCGTACAAAAAGTACGTTGATAAGTCGAGGCTTTAATATTAAATCTAGTGCAAAAACAAGAGAAACTTTGGAGTCAGAACTTACCATCTATATTGACGGAATCACAGTTTAATTAAAAAGCTTTCCACAGGCATAGGGAGGTTAAGTTGCAAACCATGGCAGTATTAGCAATGCAACAGAAACCCAGAAGTCAAACATCCAATGACTCACGGccaatcaaaacaaacaatcgCCAAAAGACAACTAACTTCACTAGTGTGCCGGTAGCTGGTAGTGAAGCGCTCAGCCATATAATAATGACAAGCTCCTGGTACAAATACAGGTACATCAGTACAAATCAGCGTTATACACTGTAACTGGCCAATGTTACCCTCGTTCATGTAAAAACAAGACTTTTGTTTGTGTTAACGCCTCAGAAATGAAGATGGAAAAATTATATGGAGTCAATTTGAAACAACAAAAccataaataattgatataatgtaGATTTTGTATAGTTATCAAATGATGAATTGATTATCGGTTTAACCAATAGTAATATGTTGTCATTGCAAGGATGTCTcaagtaaataattttaaaaagaatgaagTTGGTTTAAAATACAACAGAGGAAACCATAGATTATGATAAAAAGTCAACAGTTTGGTCAAGTTGTCGGAATAAACAACTTGCTTCCCCTTATTTCGTTTCATTCCATTCAATTAGTGGAATGTATGTACCTATTGAAGATTGAAGATAAGTTAGAGCCTGAACTCACGTGGCCGTCTTCAGCTGGATATTTTTCTGTAATGCTATTGATTACAAAGCGTTACCTTGGAAATCAATTTTTCCGCCTTCCGCGCTAAAGAGGATTCTTTCAAGATCTGTAGCTGTATTAGTTGGGTGCTCTATCAGATTTCAATAGTAGTTCGCCTTTCAAATAAATAGGATGCGGGAAGTGTTTAGCATGgtaagacatatttttttagatatgttcTACAATATGATTATTGCTTTAGTAGATTTGTAACCTATTTTCGGTGTTACGGTGTAGTTACTTTGTTTCAATTCTAAGTATTCAAGATTGTTACATTCACGAAACGGCGTCATTTAGTGAGGACCATGTCTAAGACATTTTGCCAAATTGTacaaacatttgaatgaaataaaaaaaactcatttttttctgcaatatgGTTAtcacacatacatttttttaattattgcaaCTAATCTAAATCATGAAACAGAGGAAAGCAAGTTTTTTATGGCGTTATTTCATAACACATATCATTTCTCTAGTGTAAATGTCAAACACAAAAGTATATAAGTATTACGTCTATTTCACATATATATGCTATTGGAAAATTTGACATACTATTTATTACCTTTTGGACTGACATCCGATGAAACAATGCAAAGAATGGTCCAGTCTACTGCAgtcatttgtataaatatagatatgcaaaaagctacagaaacatgctcagtagcaaaatgtttaaacataaacccggtttagtggcaatggggaacgtcaaagacatagaacacaaattcacaaacaagaaacatataaaactcAGTTGTTGTCGACAGTTAATCCGTCGGTAAAGTTGCacattaatattatttgattggttaatgGTAAATACTGATCAATCAATAAGCATTTCGGttacttttaaaaaagcaaagaattagagaaataaacaaatggttGCAGAATATATATAAGGGAAAAGGTTCTTAGTTAAGTTAAAGAGGTTAGACACCAGATAGTTCACAAAATCGGCCAATGCATTATTTCTACAatacaagcctagaattgtcaaaacGAGCCATATTATGCCGATAATAcaccattttacatgatttaaataatatgttctcGCTGCTTTAGTTGattttacccgtttaaaaatagcgcatgaTGGTTACCCAGTTTAGAGTGTGTATGCTTGCTTAAATCACTTGATTCTTACAGATATATTATATGTTCTGAAGCTATTTTTCAATTAACTTGGATTGGCTTTGTAGAAAAACCCagttaatttcaaaatggaaaaataagcAAAACCTGCGAAAGATGTGTCGTAATCGATGTGATACATAAGTAGGTTAGATTaaatgtgttgtacacaacgagataaagtttatgtattttttggACAAAAAACAAGTTGGAAATCGTATCATCTGGGgttgtattcataaaacatcttaagtcatatCCTAACTTCATTTCTGAAGTTTATCATATGAGATTATTGCTTTATGATTTCTGAATTTCTTAAATGTCATTGcctttattgaaaagaaatattatgtgtttaaacacttttattaGTCCTTTAATTcgaatttgaaaaacataaataagaaaatgacttaagatatgTTATGAATACCATCCCAGATGTCTAGACCCTTTAGATATAGAAGCAGATAGGAAACTTCGCCCCTTCCCTCTCGATAGATAATGTGTCCAGAATGCACACGTCCTTGTCTTGGCTGTACTTTCATCAATAGTCACCTTAAAATCGCGACAATGTTACCCTCTTACGGACCTGGTTACTTAAAGgtagaacaataaaaaaaactgtatgtAATAATGCTGAGGACCCAAAATAGAGTAACCTCATGACTGTCCATTGATTAAcagtaaaactaaaaaaaaacgtaGTAAACTAAAAAGCGTAAAACTGTAACTCTACCCCGCCACCCTCTCCTTATTGCCTTCGTATGATAATgcgaaattaataaaaaaaaaaatgaagtgtaTGTTTGAAGCTTAGAACCCAAATTTATTAACCTTTCCCTGACCCCCTCTTCTATCTCTGTACATTTGTAAGTGAGTGGATAAATGGTGTAAAAAGGGAATGCAGAAAGAAATAAGCTTGTATATACCCTCAGATAAACTTCTTCTTCGACTCTAGAGCGGGTTTGTGTGAGCCTATATGACCATGTTTTATGATAGGATTGATATcagtgtttgtgtttattttctgcattttaCTATAGCATATATCCATTGTTTGAGATGGTCACGATATCTGTGTATTATAAAATCTAGGTTCATTTTCAAGAAGCTTGTTGTCATCGACTTCAGGGAGTGCCCGGTGCGGGCCATGCAAGATAAGAAGTCTAATGTTTGAGAACGACATGGTATCCGTGTGTTTATCTAGTTTTCATGCAGACGCAAACTGGTTGTCATCGACTTCTGGGTTTGCTCGGTGCGGGCCATGCGATACGACATGTCCAATGTTTGAGGAGGACATGTCATCCGTGCGTTTATCTAGTTTCCATGCAGGCACACACACTTGTTGTCATCGACTTCTTGGCCTGCTCGGTGCGGGTCAGGCGATACGACAAGTCCCATGTTTGAGAAGGATATGACATCCATGCTTTTATCTAGTTTCCATGCAGGCGCAAACTGGTTTTCATCGACATCTTGGCCTGCTCGGTACGAGAAGTCTTATGGTTTAAAGGGACATGGTTACCGTGTGTTTACcttgtttcattataattttaGGACGAGCTGGAAAGTGTAATGGAAGAGTGCAGGGACAAACTGGTTGTCATTGACTTCTGGGCGGGCTGGTGCGGGCCATGCAAGATCATAGGTCCAATGTTTGAGGTGTGTTTGTCATCGTATGTGTCAGTCAGAGACTAATTATTGTGACACAACCTGTAATACGACAAGGTTCCACAAACCTTATTTAGGACCGATCACGGGTAAAAATGATCAGGCAAACGTCAATTGTTTAACACTATATAGTGGCATCGTGGAACACTCGTGTCGTTATCAGATagaatatgatttaaatgttattgtaataaTGTGAACATATTCAACCACAGCCTGTTTCCCAGTTAAAGAGTGTCAATGTGTTGTTATATAACGAAGTACCGTATTCTATTGATATAATGCAGTCATTAACTTTGTCCATTTGGATATGGATTCATTTTgggtttttttacaaatttcctGCAAGCTCCAATATCCGATATCGTATGAAGATCTTTGATACTTTCAGAGGCTTGCAAAAGACACCTCATTGACGTCGAAAGTCGAGTTTGTCAAAGTTGATGTGGATGAAGCCCAGGTTTGAcgttttatattaatgttatgtTGTAGATAACTTATCAGATATCAAAATACAAGGTCAATTTTAGTACGTCTTCATTTATCAGTATTTATTCAGTGACTGTAGATGAAATGACCTGGTTAGTAAGTAGATCATCAGGCAAGGCATTATGTTAgatcattatcattttattggcgtttaatgttgaaaatgtttaaataatataacattcgGAATGCATAgcagtttttatataatatatatgcactgtatattgtttgtggagttttgtgctgttgttccatgtttcttgtttgtgaaattttgtgtttgttttctatttctttggcgtttaccctgtggcATTAAActgggttaatgtttaaacgtttggctattgagcttgtttctgtagcttttcatataaataatgataataagtaGCTCAATTAGAATGAAACTAAATTAGTAATAcagtattaaagctgcactaccACAGATTGACagtattgacattttttaatatttgtctaagaatatttttttaataaagtccTTCAATTCAGACataaaaaatacgcaaaaaatGGTTCATtaaaagtcaaaacaaaacattaaaaagttgtcaaaacggttaatctgaTACAAATTTCGCTGCTGGTATTTGGGGCACACAAACCCAAGTACGGCCGTTTAGCACCCAAAATAGATATGGTGACGCAAACAAGCTCTCAAACAATCCAAAACAAACCAAACTTGTTCTTCAGGACATTGCAGAATGGGTCGGTGTAGAATGCATGCCAATGATTGTGTTCTACCGAGCAGGTGAAAAGGTACGAACTATGTTGTTATCATTCCGCGCTTTAGAGGGGCAAAATATAGGTTAATGCCAAAATATTCTGTGTTTTAGTTTCAGTTTTAATGTATTACCATGAACTCTTTTGGTGTAAGTGGTCTTCACAAAGCATATAAATTATGTACAGATTACATTCAATTGTAATGTATTATAAGTCATTGATTTTGATGGTCAATACAAACAAAGCATATTATTTGTGTACAGTCAAAAAGGTATTAGCCTTGACCTTGTGACCTGGACCTGTAAGACTGCAAGGCCGCAAACTAAACCTGTTCTTTTCatacaattattcaatacaaaagTGCGAGGTAAAATTGTTCCATCATACATTGATAGGTTGAATTGTGTTAAGTGTTTGCTTCCATAAACTTTTAATTGCAAAATCGTTATTACGCCATTGTGAGGATGAACATTCTCAATCAAGCACAGTTAATGTAGCGGAAGTAAAAGCATTTGTCGTGGGCTTTGCGTTCTTGAAAATCTATTATATTTTAGCCCGGAttactttatattattataaagaaaatgtttgtttttcaaaattcttAGGATAAACAAGTGTGGtttaatgtaaatgatatgTCAAGGAAAGGAAGCCTATGGTGCATTGCATGTATGAGGATGTTAACCCCATTTTATGAACAGAATACAACCTATTTTTCTATCCGAATATTTTGTACCAAATAGTACATCAAACAATATTTAGTATATCGAATATATGTATCGAATAATGCCACATTTTGAGTTTATGTATACCGCTTATCACCCCTTGAGTCCCAATTATTCGTCGAATGACATTAAATATAGTGTACCAAGTGCCTCAGAGTAGGGGGCGGGGGATGGGGTTACAGCCACGTTTATCAATTATCGTTACTTCTTATGAAACATCGAGTCCGCTTTAAGGACAAAAAGGCTTTTTGACTGAATTTTTTTAAGCCATGTCATTGTGTGTTCTACAGATTGATGAATTTGCCGGCGCCAATACGAAGGTTCTGGAAGAGAAGATCAGAGAATACGCAAGCAGCTGATGTCTCATGGTGTCTTTGTGAAACATGGTTGTGTTTCACATGTTTTTTGTCAAACCTGATATTGTTCCGCCTGTTACCTTCTTTAACCTGAGTTTGTATTTACTTTGCTACTCTATAACGGTGAATTTGTCTCATACCTGATTTTctataatatgtgttttgtaCAACGTAGCATATCATATGAATTTGTGAAATTTTGTTCTGATTTTAACGTGTATGAGTAAAGCCTGGTTTTTCTTCACATGTGTATTTTTGTACTAAGGCTTTGTTTCATATGTAcatcttttgatatttttttcctttatttacAAGTGAATTTTAGAAAGGTGTTTCATATGTGTAGTAATAAAACCTGGATTTGTTTTACAGGATAATGTGTTGAACTTGGTTTCATTTCACACCTATATATAGTTTGAACCTTGATTTGTTTCTCATGTgcaatcataaaacatatttttttgtaatgattttaaCCAAAACCGATCTTGTTCATTTTTGAAACTAGGctttttcacatttaagtgGATGTGTTTTTGAGAAACCTGGGctgttattcaatattgttcttaattggatctaagaacgatgtagctaatcggattactggttattaataactgacaaATAGAGTGAATGATGCCAATTACTTATGACCGTAATATCTTCTTAAGCTAAATTGAATATCACTACTGATTTCGTACCGCatgtgcatttttaaaaactaaCCTTGTTcttatgtaaataatgtgtgAAACtaaatgggtttttttgttAATCCTGACGTTCTTACATATGTGCAATTTGTACAAACAGATTTCATTTTACCTGTTTTCGTCTCAAACATGCCCTTTTATTCTGTATAagttcaaacatgttttatgtcaTAGTTTTCACTAATTCTAACGTCTTATTATCAAGTAATCTGATCTTATTAAAATGCCCATTCAATTTGTTTGTCCTTTTGAAAGCATTCGAGATGGGAAATTGATTCACGTGCAATTACTTGCTATATTAAGCAATGTGAAGAACTTTAATTTTAAGCTAGGCATAAATTCTAAACATGTTGCCATGGTTTTACACATTTCAAGAAGTTTGATTGCGGTTTAATGAATGTCACATAGTTCTCGTTGCAACTTTTTTTGAAACACACGCTAATGTCCTCGCATGCATTGTGTGATATATGAGTATTTTAAAGAAGGCCATTACTGGCATTACAAGTTACAATATCGTGTTATATGACAGGAAATGTATTGTTGTATCCTTGTGTTAAATGGAATTATGGGAATAATTTATAGTCCAATTAATGTTCGTGTATTTCTATGAAAGATATTGCTGTTAAggaattatcaaaataaagagCAATACAATGTGCTCTGCATTCAAAAATACATTATGAACTAGAATTGTTATGCAACATTGTCATAAAGAAAAGTTGAAAAGTTTGTTAATGActctttaattttaaacagttcTATGAGTAGTTATGCCCTATGTTTCCTCAATATACGATTTACGTGAACCAAGTGCCCTAGCGATGTGAATTAATATCCTGTACGCTCGAAGTAGGGTGCCAACGGCCTGGTGGTCTAACGGCGTGAAGTCAGAAGCCTGGTTGCGTAAAAGTTACAGCCTGGTGACCTATCGTCTCGTATTCGGGGGACTTCTTTTTTATAGAGTGTAGCAATTTCATTTACGATTTTAATGAATACAATACACAACGTGCCATGgttgtgttttatattaataaaatacatagcTAAGTCAAGCTGTTACCATCTTCTCTACGCAATTGCCATGATATGGAACTATATGTTCGCCAATTGGAGCTTTTTTCCATGTTTAGTAGCGGCCTAGTGACCTAGCGTCATGAAGTTTGCGACTAGTCGGGCTGCAACCTAGTAGCATATCctgtatgatttaaatttaagcTTCCAATAAATACAACGTAAAACATTACTGCAATTAAATACAATGGTGTCTTTCATTTGCGTTTGCATTGAACACAGAGCTTAATTCATGTTATAACCGCCTAATCAACGCATTTAGTGTTGACGCTTGAATGTCCggtaatggcactgggtaacaCACTCACCTTTCACCAAGGTGCGATACTCGGCCAGGACTCGAGTGGGTGTGGGATTTGGTCACAAAGCCGGACAAGCTGGTTTTCTCCGGGTTATTCTGTATAACCACTAATATAGGACCACACTCTCATACAGAAATGTCAACAAACGTTGCATAGAAGAagtttgttttaactgaaaaataaatggaGTGTAAGCTAACTCTTTTTTTCGCAAGGGCAatatgtgtctctcgttcagtgccTGTCTGTGTTACAGTTTTGGTTACTGGACCTGTGTCTTAAGTTTTCGTTGTAATGTTGGTATTTCTTGCGGGTTCCCTTGCTGCAATTTCGGCAGTGTGCAAATTACAAGTGCTATTTTAAAGCTTTCAAAGACACGCGTCCAATTGATAAATATCGCACTAGGCAAACAGCGAACTTCCGTTACGATTTGCCGCAACAAGTAGATCTTGAActttgtcttaaagctgcactctcacagatttaccatgtttacaactttttttatttattgtattgtaacGAGCTTTTTTTCAGCTTTAAATTCgtgaaaaaagcaacaacaggaattattatatttttcaaattatattttgagaCGAGCAATAGAAGATcagtaataataaaatgataacagATCAAcgttatttaaaatagtttgtaaaCGCATTGTTTAAGTTgagataattatatttatttaacaaacatatcCTACTCAAAACTCATCGAATGTAACAGTGAAATTATTGAGAAAATTGACATCCATCAAGCAAACACTCCCTATAGCATACTGcttatacaaaacaaatctaGGTCtgagcatttttttaaactttgctGAAAGTCGAATATGTGCTATAAAATTTGCTATATGGTATGTGCTCAGGCGAGTAAGAATGTATTAAAGGAAATTGTCGCCGGAAAGatttataagtttatttattcGCGTTGTATGTTCGGGTCTAACTTTTTACCGCGAACCAATgtcaatatgttttgctttaagAAATGTACAAAGTCTGGcactgtttttttataaatcaagaTTTAACAAAGATAACGATACTTTTTCAATAGCATAATCAAATTTGTTTGGAAATGGAAAACTATCTTACATCATGCGTGCTAGTTCATTATAATTGGCATACAGTGATATGGTTGTTGATGATAAGTTGACTTccaaattgataataataacgcagaagaaatttaataaaataacatatccTCCCTCCGTTACCAGGAGTATAGACCGTTGTGCCGACTCGTTACTATACGGTGTTACGACCAACATACACAATATAGAAAAAACAGCCACACACTGTATTTACTAACTGTTTTACAAACGTAATTTGAAATAAGTTATGCCTCAATATAATTTTCTATAATAAAGAATTATGTCCAAAGTCCATAAAGGGTTGAAATGTTATCATTACAAACCATTTTTATTAAGTCCAAGATGTAAGAATTGTTCTAGCACAGGtgaaaattcattgaaactttaatttCAGTCAAAGACACAATTTCATAGACGTTGCCCTTATATTCCAAATAAGATGTTCTCGAACATACGGCAAAGGCCCTCAAAATCCTTAAAATTCTTGTTTATTCTAAATACTCTATACATGGAACTAGaaaattctaaaacatttaaacagctGCAGTTTCAATGGTGTCAACCATTCGATTAGGCGACTACAGAAATACATCTATGCTTAACCATCCAATACTAAAGCAAACAACTGCATTCAGTCACCCACCCCTATCCCGCAACGTTTGTACTAGAATGGAATGGAACTATCCCCAATAAACGATATTAAGATGGCATTTCTTGGGATACATGTAGAAAGGTACTATCCATATATAGATTAAGTTCTCATTGCCATGAAATTGagatttgaaaatacaatactATTGCTAGACATAATCGTACATGTAAACTATCTCATCAAAATGTACGTGAatctgaatattattttttgacaatcaAAACTTAGGaaagaattatatttttatctttatatgatatttatatttaagcgGACTGTTAGCAGCATTGTTTCGgatgaattaaacatttaaaacagttcGACAGTTTATTTTACTCTCTGCACAAAACGCATGTGATATGAggaacatttacaaaatatatatacaaagcaCAAGATGTGCGtcataaaacacatacacatacacatacaattGAATCAGGCTGTAGGGTCAGTTCTTGTTTGACAACATAAAGCTAAACATATtactgaatatatataatacat
Above is a genomic segment from Mya arenaria isolate MELC-2E11 chromosome 2, ASM2691426v1 containing:
- the LOC128203626 gene encoding uncharacterized protein LOC128203626; translation: MREVFSMDELESVMEECRDKLVVIDFWAGWCGPCKIIGPMFERLAKDTSLTSKVEFVKVDVDEAQDIAEWVGVECMPMIVFYRAGEKIDEFAGANTKVLEEKIREYASS